The following are from one region of the Gadus chalcogrammus isolate NIFS_2021 chromosome 19, NIFS_Gcha_1.0, whole genome shotgun sequence genome:
- the arrdc1b gene encoding arrestin domain-containing protein 1b: protein MGKLQEFDILFANNKVVYSPGDSISGNLKIRTGNSLQYKAIKVNCHGSCGISNKLNDTSWTLSEQYFNSTLSVADKGTLTAGEHSFPFQFAIPAAVPTSFEGPFGKIVYRIKAFIDTPRFSKDYKAQKPFYLLNLLNLNEVPDIEQSNHAVTTKKFTYLLVKTGTVMLRACSDLRGYTPGQVVRLATEIHNKSGKDTGSVLASLIQKVTYRTKRPLYDLRTIAEVEGAGVKAGKHAEWREQIIVPPLPQSALACCGLIEVDYFIQVSLRSPEAVVTLPIYIGNIAVTLSPCSRSLASSSQYPSTQSPDRITPSAPPAEPRDGDGGAAGGAGPGASEEIPTKSHSQQDPSGQASATMSPSAYGHAPGQRGGGGGLGGPGGESSGAAPLFCVSTGATVPFYSEGSATPMPTSCSLILPPEYSSSDYPHEPPPSYEESCSSAPPRPGRIQ, encoded by the exons caatTAAGGTGAACTGCCATGGGTCGTGTGGCATTTCCAACAAGCTGAACGATACATCGTGGACGCTGTCCGAGCAGTACTTCAACAGTACCCTGTCTGTCGCCGACAAAG GAACGCTGACCGCAGGAGAGCACAGCTTCCCGTTCCAGTTTGCCATCCCAG CTGCAGTACCGACTTCATTTGAAGGCCCCTTCGGGAAGATTGTTTACCGCATAAAAGCTTTCATCGATACGCCTCGCTTTTCGAAGGACTACAAAGCCCAGAAGCCCTTCTACCTGCTCAATCTGCTCAACCTCAACGAAGTCCCAGACATTGAG CAATCCAACCATGCGGTGACCACCAAGAAGTTCACCTACCTGCTGGTCAAGACCGGGACGGTGATGCTGAGGGCCTGCAGCGACCTGCGGGGCTACACCCCCGGTCAGGTGGTCCGACTGGCCACCGAGATACACAACAAGTCTGGGAAGGACACGGGCTCTGTGTTGGCCAGCCTCATACAG AAAGTGACCTATCGGACGAAGCGGCCGCTGTACGACCTGCGGACCATcgcggaggtggagggggcgggggtgaaGGCGGGGAAACACGCTGAGTGGCGGGAGCAGATCATCGTCCCGCCCCTCCCCCAGTCAGCGCTGGCCTGCTGCGGCCTCATAGAGGTGGACTACTTCATCCAG gtgtCGTTGCGGTCCCCCGAGGCGGTGGTCACGCTGCCCATCTACATCGGTAACATCGCGGTGACCCTGTCGCCATGCTCCCGCTCCCTGGCCTCGTCCTCCCAGTACCCCAGCACCCAGAGCCCCGACCGCATCACCCCCAGCGCCCCGCCCGCCGAGCCCCgcgacggggacgggggggccgccgggggggcgggccccggggccagcGAGGAGATCCCCACCAAGAGCCACTCCCAGCAGGACCCGTCGGGACAGGCCAGCGCCACCATGTCCCCCAGCGCCTACGGCCACGCCCCCGGGCAgcgcggggggggcggggggctggggggcccggggggggagTCCTCGGGCGCAGCCCCGCTGTTCTGTGTGTCCACGGGGGCCACCGTCCCCTTCTACTCTGAGGGCAGCGCGACGCCCATGcccacctcctgctccctcatcctccccccgGAGTACAGCAGCTCTGACTACCCccatg AACCTCCTCCGAGCTACGAAGAGAGCTGCAGCAGCGCCCCCCCGAGGCCAGGCAGAATACAGTAG